Proteins encoded together in one Variovorax paradoxus EPS window:
- a CDS encoding aspartate/glutamate racemase family protein: MTQHIGIVGCSAEGASLCYQTICVEGAKFLGPHAHPEVSMHTPSLSDYMEHIYRDDWHGVGEVMLASAHKLAKIGADFLVCPDNTIHQALPFIEGRSPLPWLHIAECVAEEAVQRGFRRIGITGTRWLTDSEVYPEKLSARGLAYVRPTIEERDEIARIIMEELVYGVFKPEAVATFQRVMQRMKDEEGCDAVVLGCTEIPLIMSDANSPLQTLDSTRLLARAALRRAAQKN; this comes from the coding sequence ATGACCCAGCACATCGGAATCGTCGGCTGCTCCGCCGAAGGCGCATCGCTTTGCTACCAGACGATCTGCGTGGAGGGCGCGAAATTCCTCGGGCCGCATGCGCATCCCGAGGTCTCGATGCACACGCCCTCCCTGTCGGACTACATGGAACACATCTACCGCGACGACTGGCACGGCGTGGGCGAAGTGATGCTCGCCTCGGCGCACAAGCTCGCGAAGATCGGCGCGGATTTCCTGGTCTGCCCGGACAACACCATTCACCAGGCGCTGCCGTTTATCGAAGGGCGCTCGCCGCTGCCCTGGCTGCATATTGCGGAGTGCGTCGCTGAAGAGGCGGTGCAGCGCGGCTTCAGGCGCATCGGCATCACGGGCACGCGCTGGCTGACCGACAGCGAGGTGTATCCCGAGAAGCTCTCGGCCCGCGGCCTGGCATACGTTCGCCCCACCATCGAGGAGCGCGACGAGATCGCGCGGATCATCATGGAAGAGCTGGTCTACGGCGTCTTCAAGCCCGAGGCCGTGGCCACCTTCCAGCGCGTGATGCAGCGCATGAAGGACGAGGAAGGCTGCGATGCCGTGGTGCTCGGCTGCACCGAGATTCCGCTGATCATGAGCGACGCGAATTCGCCGCTGCAGACGCTGGATTCGACGCGGCTGCTGGCGCGTGCGGCATTGCGCCGGGCCGCGCAGAAAAACTAG
- a CDS encoding MetQ/NlpA family ABC transporter substrate-binding protein, whose product MHSTFRRRTLALAALATALFAGSTAFAQDNKNTLKVGVSVGNGEQIFEVVKKVAARDGLNIQVVVFNDYQLPNAALASGDLDANAFQHQPFLDNQNKARGFDIVPVGLTITAPLGFYSRKIKSIDQLPDGASVGIQNDPSNGNRALLLLQQAGLITLKPEAVKNNNATPLDVVTNPKKLKLVALDAAQLPRSLDDLTIASINNDYAEKAGLSLNKDAVIKEAPKSPYANLIAVRRADKDKPWAKRLVAAYQSPEVKSFIETQFKGSLVPAF is encoded by the coding sequence ATGCACAGCACTTTCCGCCGCCGCACCCTGGCACTTGCCGCTTTGGCCACCGCTCTTTTCGCCGGCAGCACCGCCTTCGCGCAGGACAACAAGAACACGCTCAAGGTCGGCGTCTCCGTCGGCAACGGCGAGCAGATCTTCGAAGTGGTGAAAAAGGTCGCCGCCAGGGACGGCCTGAACATCCAGGTCGTGGTGTTCAACGACTACCAGCTGCCCAATGCGGCACTGGCCTCGGGTGATCTGGACGCCAACGCCTTCCAGCATCAGCCCTTTCTCGACAACCAGAACAAGGCGCGCGGCTTCGACATCGTGCCCGTGGGCCTGACCATCACCGCGCCGCTGGGCTTCTACTCGCGCAAGATCAAGTCCATCGACCAACTGCCGGACGGCGCTTCGGTCGGCATTCAGAACGATCCGTCGAACGGCAACCGCGCGTTGCTGCTGCTGCAACAGGCCGGCCTCATCACGCTGAAGCCCGAGGCGGTGAAGAACAACAACGCCACGCCGCTGGACGTTGTGACGAACCCCAAGAAGCTCAAGCTCGTGGCGCTCGATGCGGCGCAGCTGCCGCGCTCGCTCGATGACCTGACCATCGCCTCGATCAACAACGACTACGCGGAGAAGGCGGGCCTGTCGCTGAACAAGGATGCAGTGATCAAGGAAGCGCCAAAGAGCCCCTACGCCAACCTGATCGCCGTGCGCCGTGCGGACAAGGACAAGCCGTGGGCCAAGCGCCTGGTGGCGGCTTATCAGTCGCCGGAGGTGAAGAGCTTCATCGAGACGCAGTTCAAGGGGTCGCTGGTTCCGGCGTTCTGA
- a CDS encoding MetQ/NlpA family ABC transporter substrate-binding protein: MKTALLRRSVLAVSLVALSFGGLSLAQAQDAKKNLVIGGTAGSNIDQLKVGIVPILEKKGYKVKLVEFNDYVQPNLALAQGSLDANFFQHQVYLKKFSADQKLDLAELVQGPIAPLGVYSTKRKTLADVKEGDRVTLPNDPSNLARALVLLEQNKLITIKAGVDPIRASEKDVAENPKKLKFIPLEAAQLPRSLGDTEYAIVNGNFAISSGLKLSEAVVLEKTPDYYLNVVAVKTGDKNSAWAKDIVEAYHSKEFKTVVDTKFQGYAKPSFLQ; this comes from the coding sequence ATGAAAACCGCATTGCTGCGCCGCTCCGTCCTCGCCGTTTCCCTCGTCGCGCTGTCGTTCGGCGGCCTGTCGCTCGCGCAGGCGCAAGACGCCAAGAAGAACCTCGTGATCGGCGGCACCGCCGGCTCGAACATCGACCAACTGAAGGTCGGCATCGTCCCCATCCTCGAGAAGAAGGGCTACAAGGTGAAGCTGGTCGAGTTCAACGACTACGTGCAGCCCAACCTCGCGCTCGCTCAGGGCTCGCTCGACGCCAATTTCTTCCAGCATCAGGTCTACCTGAAGAAGTTCTCGGCCGACCAGAAGCTGGACCTCGCCGAACTGGTGCAGGGCCCGATCGCGCCGCTGGGTGTGTACTCGACCAAGCGCAAGACGCTGGCCGACGTGAAAGAGGGCGACCGCGTGACGCTCCCGAACGACCCGAGCAACCTGGCGCGCGCGCTGGTGCTGCTGGAGCAGAACAAGCTCATCACCATCAAGGCCGGCGTGGACCCGATCCGTGCGTCTGAAAAAGACGTGGCCGAGAACCCGAAGAAGCTCAAGTTCATTCCGCTCGAAGCCGCGCAACTGCCGCGTTCGCTGGGCGACACCGAGTACGCCATCGTCAACGGCAACTTCGCGATCTCGTCGGGCCTGAAGCTCAGCGAAGCCGTGGTGCTGGAGAAGACGCCCGACTACTACCTCAATGTGGTCGCGGTGAAGACCGGCGACAAGAACTCGGCCTGGGCCAAGGACATCGTCGAGGCTTACCACTCGAAGGAATTCAAGACGGTGGTCGATACCAAGTTCCAGGGCTACGCCAAGCCCAGCTTCCTGCAGTAA
- a CDS encoding methionine ABC transporter permease, with translation MFENITPILPELWTATGQTFMMLAIGLSAAVLIGGPLGILLFLLGPGQSLENKPAFLILNWIVNTVRSFPFIILLVALVPFTRIIAGTSIGPLAAAVPLSFAAIPYFARLVDQCLREVPRGVIEAAHAMGASELQIVWRVLVVEARSGLVLALTVLAVSFLSYSAIAGVVGGGGIGDLAIRYGYYRFQTDVMVLTVALLVVLVQILQFVGNTTARRLDKR, from the coding sequence ATGTTTGAAAACATCACTCCCATCCTTCCCGAGCTCTGGACCGCCACGGGCCAGACTTTCATGATGCTGGCCATCGGCCTTTCGGCTGCTGTGCTGATCGGCGGGCCGCTGGGCATCCTGCTGTTCCTGCTGGGGCCGGGGCAGTCGCTGGAGAACAAGCCGGCGTTCCTCATCCTCAACTGGATCGTGAACACCGTCCGCTCCTTCCCTTTCATCATCCTGCTGGTGGCGCTGGTGCCGTTCACGCGAATCATCGCGGGCACCTCCATCGGGCCGCTGGCGGCCGCGGTGCCGCTGTCGTTCGCGGCCATTCCGTACTTCGCGCGCCTGGTGGACCAGTGCCTGCGCGAAGTGCCGCGCGGCGTGATCGAGGCGGCGCATGCCATGGGCGCCTCGGAACTGCAGATCGTCTGGCGCGTGCTGGTGGTCGAGGCGCGCTCGGGCCTGGTGCTCGCGCTCACGGTGCTGGCGGTGAGCTTTCTCTCGTACTCGGCGATTGCCGGCGTGGTGGGCGGCGGCGGCATCGGCGACCTGGCGATCCGCTACGGCTACTACCGCTTCCAGACCGACGTGATGGTGCTCACCGTGGCGCTGCTCGTGGTGCTGGTACAGATCCTGCAATTCGTGGGGAACACCACGGCACGCAGGCTGGACAAGCGTTGA
- a CDS encoding LLM class flavin-dependent oxidoreductase, with protein MSDDNKGAPRRQLHLNVNILHSGFVPSAWRLPESDPWAFADIQHYIRTAQIAEAAKLDAIFLADNAAIVDQIHFRPITALEPTILLACVAAATTHIGLIATASTSYNEPYNIARRFSTLDHVSNGRAGWNMVTTADLPSARNFGLDTTPDHTKRYARASEFAGIVKALWDSWEDDAFVGDKASGSFIDPTKVHAIAHRGEHFAVQGPLNLPRAPQGHPVLVQAGASADGRELASRHAEAVFSASQSFEESLAYARALKTRAAELGRGPDAVKVLAGLTTIVGGTEAEARRRRDELVDLIPWDYSLTRLAGTLGITPDRLKLDERLPDNLPLPGNGNGNHTFFNAVVAAGRTHGYTVRQLIRELAGGGGHRVIVGTPEQIADDIEHWFKGGAADGFNLMPDALPHGLQDFVDGVVPILQKRGLFRTEYEGRTLRDHLGLARPGGRAAQRLAA; from the coding sequence ATGAGCGACGACAACAAGGGCGCTCCGCGCAGGCAACTGCACCTCAACGTCAACATCCTGCATTCGGGATTCGTGCCCTCTGCCTGGCGCCTGCCGGAGAGCGACCCGTGGGCATTCGCCGACATCCAGCACTACATCCGAACCGCGCAGATCGCGGAAGCGGCCAAGCTCGATGCGATCTTTCTTGCGGACAACGCGGCGATCGTGGACCAGATCCACTTCCGCCCGATCACCGCGCTGGAGCCCACCATCCTGCTGGCCTGCGTGGCCGCGGCGACGACGCACATCGGCCTGATCGCCACCGCCTCCACCAGCTACAACGAGCCCTACAACATCGCGCGCCGTTTCTCCACGCTCGACCACGTGAGCAACGGCCGCGCGGGCTGGAACATGGTGACCACGGCCGACCTGCCCTCGGCCCGCAACTTCGGCCTGGACACCACGCCCGACCACACGAAGCGCTACGCCCGCGCCTCGGAGTTCGCCGGCATCGTGAAGGCGCTGTGGGACAGCTGGGAAGACGACGCCTTCGTCGGCGACAAGGCCAGTGGCAGCTTCATCGACCCAACCAAGGTGCATGCGATTGCGCACCGCGGCGAGCACTTCGCGGTGCAGGGGCCGCTGAACCTGCCACGTGCGCCGCAGGGGCATCCGGTGCTGGTGCAGGCCGGCGCTTCGGCCGATGGACGCGAACTTGCATCGCGCCACGCGGAAGCCGTGTTCTCGGCTTCGCAGTCCTTTGAAGAATCGCTGGCCTACGCACGCGCCCTCAAGACTCGCGCCGCCGAATTGGGCCGCGGCCCCGATGCGGTGAAAGTGCTCGCCGGCCTCACCACCATCGTGGGCGGCACCGAGGCCGAAGCGCGCCGACGCCGAGACGAACTGGTCGACCTGATCCCGTGGGACTACAGCCTCACGCGCTTGGCCGGCACGCTGGGCATCACGCCCGATCGCCTGAAGCTGGACGAGCGCCTGCCCGACAACCTGCCGCTCCCGGGCAATGGCAACGGCAACCACACGTTTTTCAACGCGGTGGTCGCGGCCGGACGCACGCATGGCTACACGGTGCGCCAGCTGATCCGCGAACTCGCGGGCGGCGGCGGGCATCGCGTGATCGTGGGCACGCCCGAGCAGATCGCCGACGACATCGAGCACTGGTTCAAGGGCGGTGCGGCGGACGGGTTCAACCTGATGCCCGATGCGCTGCCGCACGGGCTGCAGGACTTTGTCGATGGCGTGGTGCCGATCCTGCAGAAGCGCGGGCTCTTCCGAACCGAGTACGAAGGGCGCACGCTGCGCGATCACCTCGGGCTGGCGCGGCCTGGTGGGCGAGCGGCGCAGCGGCTGGCGGCCTGA
- a CDS encoding methionine ABC transporter ATP-binding protein, translating to MTNHSPDTARGDAEQPVIRLQSVQKSFALPSGEVFDAVQSLSLDIHQGDVFGLIGKSGAGKSTLLRLINLLERPDAGRVLVGGRDLTTLSRRELRDTRQNIGMIFQQFNLLQNATVFDNVAFPLKIHGRHSKAEINTRVRECLDLVGLAEKIDTYPAQLSGGQKQRVAIARALAPRPQVLLCDEPTSALDTETTRSLLETLRDINQKIGVTIVIVTHELSVVEVLCRNVAILEKGRLVEQFAVDAPSEERKTALGREIDELVRRREREARLPVEPRSASAARNAEEVAYV from the coding sequence ATGACCAACCATTCGCCTGATACGGCCCGCGGCGACGCGGAGCAGCCGGTCATCCGTCTTCAATCGGTGCAGAAGTCCTTTGCCTTGCCCAGCGGCGAGGTGTTCGACGCCGTGCAATCGCTCTCGCTCGACATCCACCAGGGCGACGTGTTCGGCCTGATCGGCAAGAGCGGCGCCGGCAAGTCGACGCTGCTGCGCCTCATCAACCTGCTGGAGCGGCCCGATGCGGGCCGTGTGCTCGTCGGCGGGCGCGACCTCACCACGCTCTCGCGCCGCGAGCTGCGCGACACGCGCCAGAACATCGGCATGATCTTTCAGCAGTTCAACCTGCTGCAGAACGCAACGGTGTTCGACAACGTGGCCTTCCCGCTGAAGATCCACGGCCGCCACTCCAAGGCCGAGATCAACACCCGGGTGCGCGAATGCCTCGACCTCGTGGGCCTCGCCGAGAAGATCGACACCTACCCGGCCCAGCTCTCCGGCGGCCAGAAGCAGCGCGTGGCCATCGCCCGCGCCCTCGCACCGCGTCCGCAGGTGCTGCTGTGCGACGAGCCCACCTCGGCGCTCGACACCGAAACAACCCGTTCGCTGCTCGAAACGCTGCGCGACATCAACCAGAAGATCGGCGTGACCATCGTGATCGTCACGCACGAACTCTCGGTGGTCGAGGTGCTGTGCCGCAACGTGGCGATCCTTGAAAAGGGCCGGCTGGTCGAGCAGTTCGCCGTCGATGCGCCGAGCGAAGAGCGCAAGACCGCGCTGGGCCGCGAGATCGACGAACTGGTGCGCCGCCGCGAGCGCGAGGCACGCCTGCCGGTCGAGCCGCGTTCCGCATCCGCCGCGCGCAATGCCGAGGAGGTGGCCTATGTTTGA
- a CDS encoding HAD family hydrolase, with the protein MSLTHGKVEAFIFDMDGTMIESMPWHARSWVEFVARHGLKLDVSDILARTTGRTGVECMHELFERKLSDDEAQAMVHEKEEIYRELFHDKFEEVAGFTAFAKAAVARGLKVAVGTAGDKHNIEFAMSRLKMDPLPLAIVGGDEGFSGKPTPAIFLEAARRIGVAPERCIVFEDAPFGIEAARRGGMRAVAVCSTHTAAELAGPHVIAAVRDYNELAHSNFLETLDDAA; encoded by the coding sequence ATGAGCTTGACGCACGGGAAGGTCGAAGCCTTCATCTTCGACATGGACGGCACCATGATCGAGTCCATGCCCTGGCATGCGCGCTCGTGGGTGGAGTTCGTGGCGCGCCACGGGCTGAAGCTGGACGTGAGCGACATCCTCGCGCGCACCACGGGCCGCACCGGCGTGGAATGCATGCACGAGCTGTTCGAGCGCAAGCTCTCCGACGACGAAGCCCAGGCCATGGTGCACGAGAAGGAAGAGATCTACCGCGAGCTCTTCCATGACAAGTTCGAAGAGGTCGCGGGCTTCACCGCCTTCGCCAAGGCCGCCGTTGCGCGCGGCCTCAAGGTGGCGGTGGGCACGGCGGGCGACAAGCACAACATCGAGTTCGCGATGTCGCGCCTGAAGATGGACCCGCTGCCGCTCGCCATCGTCGGTGGCGACGAAGGCTTCAGCGGCAAGCCGACGCCTGCCATCTTCCTGGAAGCCGCGCGCCGCATCGGCGTAGCGCCCGAGCGCTGCATCGTCTTCGAAGACGCGCCCTTCGGCATCGAAGCCGCCCGCCGCGGCGGCATGCGTGCCGTGGCCGTGTGCAGCACCCATACCGCCGCCGAGTTGGCCGGCCCCCATGTGATTGCCGCGGTTCGTGACTACAACGAACTCGCCCATTCGAATTTTCTGGAGACACTCGATGATGCTGCGTGA
- a CDS encoding alpha/beta fold hydrolase, which produces MYQALRPSRSEFVPVRNLSYHVRLWGQPSAERPPLVLVHGWMDVAASWQFVVDALAEDRFIIAPDWRGFGLTDGGGVDNYWLADYLADLEWLLDHYAGEGDDARPVDLVGHSMGGNVAMHYAGVRPARIRRLVNLEGFGMPARKPDEAPARYGQWIDELKGLHRGEKALAGYSAVDGVARRLMKTNPRLSQDKADWLASHWSAGQLQPDGNTRWQILGDAAHKIVNAHIFRVDETLALYARITAPTLMVEASDDSLQGWWKNRYTLDEFHERLKSVPSVRIERLDDAGHMLHHDQPQRVARMIEDFLA; this is translated from the coding sequence ATGTACCAAGCCCTCCGTCCCTCGCGCAGCGAATTCGTGCCCGTGCGCAACCTCAGCTACCACGTGCGCCTCTGGGGCCAGCCCTCGGCCGAACGCCCGCCGCTGGTGCTGGTGCACGGATGGATGGACGTCGCCGCCTCGTGGCAGTTCGTCGTCGATGCGCTGGCCGAAGACCGCTTCATCATCGCCCCCGACTGGCGCGGATTCGGCCTCACCGACGGCGGCGGCGTCGACAACTACTGGCTCGCCGACTACCTCGCCGATCTCGAATGGCTGCTCGACCACTACGCAGGCGAAGGCGACGACGCCCGCCCGGTCGACCTCGTCGGCCACAGCATGGGCGGCAACGTCGCGATGCACTACGCGGGCGTGCGACCCGCGCGCATCCGCCGCCTCGTCAACCTCGAAGGTTTCGGCATGCCCGCGCGCAAGCCCGACGAAGCGCCCGCGCGCTACGGCCAATGGATCGACGAACTCAAGGGCCTGCACCGCGGCGAGAAGGCGCTCGCCGGCTACTCGGCCGTGGACGGCGTGGCCCGCCGCCTCATGAAGACCAACCCGCGCCTCTCTCAAGACAAGGCCGACTGGCTCGCCAGCCACTGGTCGGCCGGGCAGCTTCAGCCCGACGGCAACACGCGCTGGCAGATCCTCGGCGATGCGGCGCACAAGATCGTCAATGCGCACATCTTCCGCGTCGATGAAACCCTCGCGCTCTATGCACGCATCACCGCGCCGACGCTGATGGTCGAGGCCTCCGACGACAGCCTGCAGGGCTGGTGGAAGAACCGCTACACGCTCGATGAATTCCACGAGCGCCTGAAGTCCGTGCCCTCGGTGCGCATCGAGCGGCTCGACGACGCGGGCCACATGCTGCACCACGACCAGCCGCAGCGCGTGGCGCGGATGATCGAAGACTTCCTGGCCTAG
- a CDS encoding aldo/keto reductase yields MKKIQLGQSDLHVTPICLGTMTFGEQVDEPTAHAILSRSLERGVDFIDTAEMYSVPTREETYSVTETIIGNWFAANPGARQKLVLATKVAGPLRNTPWVREGVGMTAADIVASCDASLKRLKTDTIDLYQIHWPERHVPAFGNIYYDPAKEVTQTPIHEQLETFGKLVNAGKIRAIGLSNETPYGVHEFVRLAEQHGLPRVATVQNVYNLASRGVENGLDETMHRLGVSLLAYSPLAYGLLTGKYDQSGITGPDAPAEARITRYESVRKLRWGRPDALKAARLYNQLARDNGLTPTQLALAFCYTKWQVASTIIGVRTLEQLDEDIDAYGTTLSPEILAEIDKIRWDIRDPAA; encoded by the coding sequence ATGAAAAAGATCCAACTCGGTCAGAGCGACCTGCACGTCACCCCGATCTGCCTCGGCACCATGACTTTCGGCGAGCAGGTGGACGAACCCACCGCCCACGCCATCCTGAGCCGTTCTCTGGAACGCGGCGTCGACTTCATCGACACCGCCGAGATGTACTCGGTGCCCACCCGCGAGGAAACCTACAGCGTCACCGAAACCATCATCGGCAACTGGTTCGCCGCCAACCCCGGCGCGCGCCAGAAGCTGGTGCTGGCCACCAAGGTCGCGGGCCCGCTGCGCAACACGCCCTGGGTGCGCGAAGGCGTGGGCATGACGGCCGCCGACATCGTGGCCTCGTGCGATGCGAGCTTGAAGCGCCTGAAGACCGACACGATCGACCTCTACCAGATCCACTGGCCCGAGCGCCACGTGCCGGCCTTCGGCAACATCTACTACGACCCGGCCAAGGAAGTCACGCAGACGCCGATCCACGAGCAGTTGGAGACCTTCGGCAAGCTGGTGAATGCCGGCAAGATCCGCGCGATCGGCCTGTCGAACGAAACGCCCTACGGCGTGCACGAGTTCGTTCGGTTGGCCGAGCAGCACGGCCTGCCGCGCGTGGCGACGGTGCAGAACGTCTACAACCTCGCGAGCCGCGGCGTGGAAAACGGGCTGGACGAAACGATGCACCGGCTGGGCGTGTCGCTGCTGGCCTACTCGCCGTTGGCCTATGGCCTCCTCACCGGCAAGTACGACCAGAGCGGCATCACAGGGCCCGACGCGCCCGCCGAAGCGCGCATCACGCGCTACGAGTCGGTGCGCAAGCTGCGCTGGGGCCGGCCCGATGCGCTGAAGGCCGCGCGCCTGTACAACCAGCTCGCGCGCGACAACGGCCTGACGCCCACGCAGCTCGCGCTGGCCTTCTGCTACACCAAGTGGCAGGTGGCGAGCACGATCATCGGCGTGCGCACGCTCGAGCAGCTCGACGAGGACATCGATGCCTACGGCACCACGCTGTCGCCGGAAATCCTGGCCGAGATCGACAAGATCCGCTGGGACATCCGGGACCCGGCGGCGTGA
- the prfB gene encoding peptide chain release factor 2 (programmed frameshift) codes for MDAEQINQIGAMLADLSVRTVDLRRYLDYDAKAERLRTVNASLEDPNVWNDPKKAQELGREKKSLDDVVVTLDRLTNGLSDNSELFEMSKEEGDMDGLQSISDDAATLEADIKQLEFRRMFNNPADPLNAFVDIQAGAGGTEACDWASMLLRQYLKYAERKGFKTQIEDETPGDTAGIKGATIKVEGDYAFGLLRTETGVHRLVRKSPFDSSGGRHTSFASIFVYPEIDDSIEIDINPSDVRTDTFRASGAGGQHINKTDSAVRLTHIPTGIVVQCQDGRSQHSNRDVAWKRLRSRLYDHEMRKRQEEQQKLEDSKTDVGWGHQIRSYVLDNSRIKDLRTNVEVSATQKVLDGDLDVFIEASLKQGV; via the exons ATGGACGCAGAACAGATCAACCAAATCGGCGCAATGCTCGCGGACCTGAGCGTCCGTACGGTCGATTTACGGAGGTATCTT GACTACGATGCCAAAGCTGAACGACTGAGGACAGTCAACGCATCGCTCGAAGACCCGAACGTCTGGAACGACCCGAAGAAGGCCCAGGAACTGGGCCGGGAAAAGAAGTCGCTCGACGACGTGGTCGTCACGCTCGACCGGCTCACCAATGGCCTGTCGGACAACTCCGAGCTCTTCGAGATGTCGAAGGAAGAAGGCGACATGGATGGCCTCCAGTCCATCTCCGATGACGCCGCCACGCTCGAAGCCGACATCAAGCAGCTCGAATTCCGCCGGATGTTCAACAACCCGGCCGATCCGCTGAACGCCTTTGTCGACATCCAGGCCGGCGCCGGCGGCACCGAGGCTTGCGACTGGGCCAGCATGCTGCTGCGCCAGTACCTCAAGTACGCCGAGCGCAAGGGCTTCAAGACGCAGATCGAAGACGAAACACCCGGCGACACCGCCGGCATCAAGGGCGCGACCATCAAGGTCGAGGGCGACTACGCCTTCGGCTTGCTGCGCACCGAAACCGGCGTGCACCGCCTGGTGCGGAAGTCCCCGTTCGACTCCTCGGGCGGCCGCCACACCAGCTTCGCATCGATCTTCGTGTACCCGGAAATCGACGATTCGATCGAGATCGACATCAACCCTTCCGACGTGCGCACCGACACCTTCCGTGCCTCGGGCGCGGGCGGCCAGCACATCAACAAGACCGACTCGGCCGTGCGCCTGACGCACATTCCGACCGGCATCGTGGTGCAGTGCCAGGACGGCCGCAGCCAGCACAGCAACCGCGACGTGGCGTGGAAGCGCCTGCGTTCGCGCCTGTACGACCACGAGATGCGCAAGCGCCAGGAAGAGCAGCAAAAGCTGGAAGACAGCAAGACCGACGTGGGCTGGGGCCATCAGATCCGCAGCTACGTGCTGGACAACAGCCGCATCAAGGACCTGCGCACCAACGTCGAAGTCTCGGCCACGCAGAAGGTGCTCGATGGCGATCTCGATGTGTTCATCGAAGCCTCTTTGAAGCAAGGCGTGTAA